Proteins found in one Nitratiruptor sp. SB155-2 genomic segment:
- a CDS encoding integrase core domain-containing protein yields the protein MQIRYTFPGLKGYKRLKQIYYNSLMISEEAKRRKKILEFWQKYGLEATIEAFGVSRRTLYRWKKRFNDANGDIKALNPKSRKPKKVRESKVPLEVIKEIKRLREKYPNIGKAKLYHLLKPFCEAKGVKTPSESTIGRIIAKAPDTMRLVPYRIDTKGKVQPKKRVQKSRKPKNLKTKPFELWAVDTIQIVSNGIKRYILTMIDPLTRIAFAVAIPSKRAKHTAYALEALIDGITSIKHKRKLAILSDNGSEFKKEFDALLEQKGLTHYWTYPKSPKMNAHNERFNRTIQEQFIQYYEDVLFTDLQEFNKKLAKWLIDYNTKIPHHSLNLKSPVQFLPENHYECHMYWTYTTP from the coding sequence GTGCAAATCAGATACACATTTCCAGGGCTCAAAGGGTATAAAAGATTAAAGCAAATCTATTACAATAGCCTCATGATAAGTGAAGAGGCAAAAAGAAGAAAAAAGATACTGGAGTTTTGGCAAAAATATGGATTGGAAGCTACAATAGAGGCTTTTGGAGTAAGCAGAAGAACGCTTTATCGCTGGAAAAAGCGTTTCAATGATGCAAATGGAGATATCAAAGCCTTAAACCCAAAATCACGTAAACCAAAAAAAGTAAGAGAGTCAAAAGTACCACTAGAAGTTATAAAAGAGATAAAACGATTAAGAGAAAAATATCCCAACATCGGTAAAGCAAAACTCTACCATCTACTGAAACCCTTTTGTGAAGCAAAAGGAGTGAAAACTCCTTCAGAATCAACAATAGGAAGAATTATCGCAAAAGCACCAGATACAATGAGACTCGTTCCCTATCGCATCGATACAAAAGGAAAAGTTCAACCAAAAAAGAGAGTTCAAAAAAGTCGCAAACCCAAAAACCTTAAAACTAAACCATTTGAACTCTGGGCAGTAGATACCATCCAAATAGTCTCAAACGGTATAAAACGATATATCCTTACCATGATAGACCCACTCACACGTATTGCATTCGCAGTGGCAATTCCATCCAAAAGAGCAAAACATACTGCATACGCCTTGGAAGCTCTCATCGATGGAATAACATCTATCAAACATAAACGTAAACTCGCAATTCTTTCTGATAATGGCAGTGAGTTCAAAAAAGAGTTTGACGCTCTGCTTGAACAAAAAGGTCTCACACATTATTGGACATATCCTAAAAGTCCTAAAATGAATGCACACAATGAGAGATTTAACAGAACCATCCAAGAACAGTTTATTCAATACTATGAAGATGTACTCTTTACAGACTTACAAGAATTCAATAAAAAATTAGCAAAATGGCTTATCGATTACAATACCAAAATACCACACCATTCACTTAATCTCAAATCTCCGGTACAATTCCTCCCTGAAAATCATTATGAGTGCCATATGTATTGGACTTATACAACCCCTTGA
- a CDS encoding phosphoribosyltransferase, whose translation MRYYSCEELIKDAKILCQRIDEPFDAILAVARGGLTLAHLLAECLEIRDVFAVTSKGYEKDQKLSCIQLGDMPNLQNRQNILIVDDIIDTGDTISHLLATLKKCYPQKNFKIVSLFFKKDASIQPDFTVHEAKEWIDFFWTRDMHDLNDR comes from the coding sequence ATGCGATACTATTCTTGTGAAGAATTGATCAAAGATGCAAAGATCCTTTGTCAAAGAATCGATGAGCCTTTCGATGCGATACTTGCCGTAGCGAGAGGAGGATTGACGTTAGCTCATCTACTGGCGGAGTGCTTGGAAATTCGAGATGTCTTTGCGGTAACCTCGAAAGGATACGAAAAGGATCAAAAACTCTCTTGCATACAACTTGGTGATATGCCGAATTTACAAAATAGACAAAATATTTTGATAGTTGATGATATAATTGACACAGGCGATACGATATCGCACCTTTTAGCAACACTCAAAAAGTGTTATCCACAGAAAAATTTTAAAATAGTTTCACTTTTTTTTAAAAAGGATGCTTCGATTCAACCAGACTTTACTGTACATGAAGCAAAAGAGTGGATAGATTTTTTTTGGACAAGGGATATGCATGATCTTAATGATAGATAA
- a CDS encoding ATP citrate lyase citrate-binding domain-containing protein: MAQRAIREYDGKKLFAQNWDKYFKGLKYPFESVLVTSGDELKKKAEEPGYEWLKTKPLVAKPDMLFGKRGKNNLVLFKVNKPGDVTLEDAAKWIDEKRNQETTLLSGQKGVLTHFIVEPFTPHSEDEEYYIAATTLDENYDVLYMSAHGGMEVEENWDKVTEVKIPINASDEEIEKLIKENIPADIPEDKKEVYANFAVNFYKFFRDLNFAYLEINPVVIVGDNVYLLDLVARLDDTAGFLMKDVWGDIEFPTPFGMPEKSPEEKAIAEADAKSGASLKLTILNPEGRIWTLVAGGGASVVYADTIADLAGGVSELANYGEYSGGPTTDETRFYTETVLDLMTRQKDPKGRDKILIIGGAIANFTDVAKTFTGIIQAFEKYADKMKDVGVRIYVRRGGPNYEKGLKDIKEAADKLGLPIKVFGPETHITDIVRMAVEEDKAKA; this comes from the coding sequence ATGGCTCAAAGAGCGATACGCGAATATGACGGCAAAAAACTTTTTGCCCAAAACTGGGATAAATATTTTAAAGGTCTGAAGTATCCTTTCGAAAGTGTACTCGTAACCAGTGGAGACGAGCTTAAGAAAAAAGCTGAAGAACCTGGATATGAATGGCTCAAAACCAAACCTCTTGTTGCAAAACCAGATATGCTTTTTGGAAAACGAGGAAAAAACAATCTTGTTCTTTTTAAAGTGAACAAACCTGGTGATGTGACACTTGAAGATGCCGCAAAATGGATCGATGAGAAAAGAAATCAAGAAACTACACTTTTGAGTGGACAAAAGGGAGTATTGACCCATTTCATTGTCGAACCTTTTACTCCGCACAGTGAAGATGAAGAGTACTACATCGCTGCAACAACTCTAGATGAAAACTATGATGTGCTTTACATGAGTGCTCATGGTGGTATGGAAGTAGAAGAAAACTGGGACAAAGTCACAGAAGTAAAAATTCCTATTAACGCAAGTGATGAAGAGATTGAAAAACTCATAAAAGAGAATATTCCAGCTGATATTCCAGAGGATAAAAAAGAGGTATATGCCAATTTTGCAGTAAATTTCTATAAATTTTTCAGAGACCTTAACTTTGCATATCTTGAAATCAACCCAGTTGTCATTGTTGGAGACAACGTATATCTCCTTGACCTTGTTGCAAGACTTGACGATACGGCAGGATTTTTGATGAAAGATGTTTGGGGTGATATTGAATTCCCAACACCGTTTGGAATGCCAGAAAAGAGTCCAGAGGAAAAAGCTATTGCAGAAGCAGATGCTAAAAGTGGCGCTTCTTTGAAACTTACAATACTCAATCCAGAAGGAAGAATCTGGACTCTGGTTGCTGGTGGTGGTGCTTCTGTTGTGTATGCAGATACGATTGCCGATTTAGCTGGAGGTGTTTCCGAGCTTGCCAACTATGGAGAATATTCTGGTGGTCCTACAACAGATGAGACACGATTTTATACAGAAACTGTTCTTGATCTTATGACTCGCCAAAAAGACCCGAAAGGAAGGGATAAGATCTTGATTATCGGTGGCGCGATTGCAAACTTTACAGATGTTGCAAAAACATTTACAGGAATTATCCAGGCTTTTGAAAAATATGCAGATAAGATGAAAGATGTAGGTGTGAGAATCTATGTACGACGGGGTGGTCCAAACTATGAAAAAGGACTAAAAGATATTAAAGAAGCAGCTGACAAACTCGGACTTCCTATCAAAGTTTTCGGACCAGAAACACATATTACCGATATTGTACGAATGGCAGTAGAAGAAGATAAAGCAAAAGCATAA
- a CDS encoding anthranilate synthase component II: MILMIDNYDSFTYNVVQYCLELGANLKVIRNDELSIEEIEKLNPEKIIISPGPATPNEAGVSLDVVKRFQDRKPIFGICLGHQTIAQAFGGEIIQAKNMMHGKTSQIDVVKSTPIFKELPQKFRATRYHSLVVNQENLPKIIKPTAYSDDDKEIMALEVEGKPIYGVQFHPESIMSEHGYEILDNFLKL; the protein is encoded by the coding sequence ATGATCTTAATGATAGATAACTATGATAGCTTTACATACAATGTTGTGCAATACTGTCTAGAGCTTGGAGCCAATCTCAAAGTGATACGCAATGATGAGTTAAGTATCGAAGAGATTGAAAAACTCAATCCAGAAAAGATTATCATATCTCCTGGACCTGCTACACCCAATGAAGCAGGAGTGAGTTTGGATGTAGTGAAAAGATTTCAGGATAGAAAACCTATTTTTGGCATTTGCCTTGGCCATCAGACTATCGCTCAAGCATTTGGCGGTGAAATTATTCAAGCAAAAAATATGATGCACGGGAAAACATCCCAAATCGACGTTGTAAAGTCGACTCCTATTTTCAAAGAGTTACCTCAAAAGTTTCGAGCGACACGGTATCACTCTCTTGTGGTCAATCAAGAGAATCTTCCAAAAATTATCAAGCCTACAGCATACAGCGATGATGACAAAGAGATAATGGCACTGGAAGTGGAAGGCAAACCAATCTATGGAGTACAGTTCCATCCCGAATCGATCATGAGCGAACATGGATATGAAATTCTTGATAATTTTTTAAAACTTTAA
- a CDS encoding citrate/2-methylcitrate synthase, with protein MGLFTRDTQAIFWNNNRSAIQRMLDYDYVIKREKPSVAAIVAPTSSNKFDKFFFGTDEVMIPIYRSTEEAAAAHPNADVLLNFASFRTAYDVTMDALRFDQFKTIMITAEGIPERLARIMNKTAREQGVLIIGPATVGAITPGAFKVANIGGTIENIVKSKLHRPGSCGLVTRSGGLFNELCNIIALNADGVADGVAIGGDRFVGSVFIDHLLRMEKDPNVKYMLLLGEVGGREEYKVIEAVKSGKITKPVIGWCIGTIAQHFSTGVQFGHAGASANADEETAVAKNQAMREAGIHVPDSFNDLPHVIKGVYEELKGKGIIKDIEEPEVPQIPEDYAKALKAGKIRKPKNFICTISDDRGEEATYAGYPISSVATPDTGKTIGDVISLLWFKKVYPRWAVDFIETVIKTVADHGPAVSGAHNAKVTARAGKSVVESLVTGLLTIGPRFGGAIDGAAYYFKYAHDNNMSPAEFINYMKKQGIPIPGIGHRIKSVRNPDKRVEGLKKFAAEHFPKTSLLDYALEVEKLTTSKKDNLILNVDGTIGILMVDMWRALGYTEEEIDEFISSGTLNSFFILGRTIGFIGHILDEKRLGMPMYRHPFDDILYDVQKAEEIK; from the coding sequence ATGGGACTTTTTACACGAGACACACAAGCGATTTTTTGGAATAACAACAGAAGCGCTATTCAGCGAATGCTTGATTATGATTATGTAATTAAACGAGAAAAACCATCTGTTGCAGCAATCGTTGCACCAACAAGTTCAAATAAATTTGATAAATTTTTCTTTGGAACCGATGAAGTTATGATTCCGATCTATAGAAGCACGGAAGAGGCAGCTGCAGCACATCCAAATGCAGATGTTCTTTTGAACTTTGCCTCATTTCGAACGGCATACGACGTAACGATGGATGCTCTTCGGTTTGATCAATTTAAAACCATTATGATCACTGCAGAAGGTATTCCTGAACGACTTGCTCGGATCATGAATAAAACAGCAAGAGAGCAAGGCGTTTTGATTATCGGGCCAGCTACTGTTGGTGCGATCACCCCTGGAGCATTCAAAGTTGCAAATATTGGTGGTACGATTGAAAACATTGTAAAAAGTAAACTGCATCGACCAGGAAGTTGTGGTCTAGTTACTCGAAGTGGAGGATTATTTAACGAACTTTGTAACATTATCGCGCTCAATGCAGATGGTGTAGCGGATGGTGTAGCGATCGGTGGGGATAGATTTGTTGGATCTGTTTTTATCGACCATTTGCTACGAATGGAAAAAGATCCAAATGTTAAATATATGCTTTTGCTTGGTGAAGTTGGCGGGCGAGAAGAGTATAAAGTGATCGAAGCAGTCAAAAGCGGAAAGATCACAAAACCTGTTATTGGCTGGTGTATCGGAACGATTGCACAACATTTTAGTACTGGAGTACAGTTTGGTCACGCGGGTGCTAGTGCAAACGCAGATGAAGAGACAGCAGTTGCGAAAAACCAGGCAATGAGAGAAGCTGGTATCCACGTACCTGATAGTTTCAACGATCTTCCTCATGTCATTAAAGGGGTTTATGAAGAGCTAAAAGGAAAAGGCATTATCAAAGATATAGAAGAGCCGGAAGTTCCACAAATTCCAGAAGATTATGCGAAAGCGTTAAAAGCTGGAAAGATCAGAAAGCCGAAAAACTTCATCTGTACAATTAGTGACGATAGAGGGGAAGAAGCGACATATGCAGGATATCCAATCAGCAGTGTAGCAACTCCTGATACCGGAAAAACGATCGGTGATGTTATCAGCCTTCTATGGTTTAAAAAGGTATATCCACGATGGGCAGTCGATTTTATCGAAACAGTTATTAAAACCGTTGCAGACCATGGTCCGGCGGTAAGTGGTGCACACAATGCAAAAGTAACGGCTCGAGCTGGAAAGTCTGTCGTTGAGAGTCTTGTAACGGGACTTCTTACTATCGGTCCAAGATTCGGTGGAGCAATCGATGGTGCAGCGTATTACTTCAAATATGCACACGACAACAACATGAGTCCAGCCGAATTTATCAACTATATGAAAAAACAAGGTATTCCAATTCCTGGAATTGGTCACAGAATCAAATCTGTACGAAACCCAGATAAGCGAGTAGAGGGTCTTAAAAAGTTTGCTGCAGAGCATTTTCCAAAAACATCATTGCTCGATTATGCATTGGAAGTTGAAAAACTCACTACTTCTAAAAAAGATAATCTAATCTTGAACGTGGATGGGACTATCGGTATCTTGATGGTAGATATGTGGAGAGCATTGGGATACACCGAAGAAGAGATCGATGAGTTTATCAGTAGTGGTACACTCAACTCTTTCTTTATCCTTGGCAGAACCATAGGATTTATCGGGCACATCTTGGATGAAAAACGACTCGGTATGCCAATGTATCGTCATCCGTTTGATGATATTTTGTATGATGTCCAAAAAGCTGAAGAGATTAAATAA